The Zygosaccharomyces rouxii strain CBS732 chromosome G complete sequence genome contains a region encoding:
- the IBD2 gene encoding Ibd2p (some similarities with uniprot|P53892 Saccharomyces cerevisiae YNL164C IBD2 Component of the BUB2-dependent spindle checkpoint pathway interacts with Bfa1p and functions upstream of Bub2p and Bfa1p), translating to MTSSTNVSIELTNEEALMMQPDVSKFLQNLDFSSNGAISQNDGHGHGEDQLVIGQTATPVDDSELHFDVDKGDVIFDYGTQEITGTPDKIGEHISQILESVLPNGLQKEAQGRLQAVVNQNHTNNDQSAQPTKSESLLELQDAMGNLQRIQKVKQLRQQIPESKTNEREICETAGTFKDYGDPPSRPPNFSVLISEKRPVCLFCEYCMVFGEPPRNMIKWYNRVNRYDNLPREGERKNKHSRKRNR from the coding sequence atgacaTCTTCCACAAATGTTTCTATTGAGTTGACTAACGAGGAGGCTCTAATGATGCAACCTGATGTTTCTAAATTTTTGCAAAACTTAGATTTCTCAAGTAATGGTGCAATCTCTCAAAATGATGGCCATGGCCATGGCGAAGACCAACTGGTAATTGGACAAACTGCAACTCCGGTGGATGATTCTGAATTACACTTTGATGTTGATAAAGGTGATGTTATATTTGATTATGGTACGCAAGAAATTACAGGTACACCCGACAAGATTGGTGAGCACATATCACAAATCTTAGAATCTGTGTTACCAAACGGATTACAGAAAGAAGCCCAGGGAAGATTACAAGCGGTTGTCAATCAAAATCACACTAATAATGACCAATCTGCGCAACCTACGAAAAGTGAATCCTTGTTAGAGCTTCAAGATGCCATGGGTAATTTACAAAGGATACAGAAAGTAAAGCAATTGAGACAACAGATACCAGAGTCAAAAACTAATGAAAGGGAAATTTGCGAGACTGCAGGGACATTTAAAGACTATGGTGACCCACCTAGCCGACCTCCGAACTTTTCAGTGTTAATAAGTGAAAAGAGGCCAGTATGTTTATTTTGTGAATACTGTATGGTATTCGGTGAACCACCACGTAATATGATAAAGTGGTACAATAGGGTAAATCGTTACGACAATCTGCCGAGAGAAGGAGAACGAAAGAACAAGCATTCACGGAAAAGAAATCGTTAG
- the CHS7 gene encoding Chs7p (highly similar to uniprot|P38843 Saccharomyces cerevisiae YHR142W CHS7): protein MFDFETICSKTPLPLCSVIKSGSHLILSNSTTIHDFNPQNLHTGILPRCYARSIDVANTMIFNVGNAFVNIGALGVLLVILYNIRQKFTAIGRAEYLHFFQLALLMIIFTLIVNTGASPPGSGSYPYFVAIQIGLAGACCWNLLVNAFLGFNLWEDGTKKSMLLTRGAAFLGFVANFLVAILTFKTATTTGKIDKTHTLALFIITYVVSGTMLVVYTICQLLVSVFVVQNLWVAGAVMLGVFFFVAGQVLVYGVSDKVCMGANHYIDGLFCGSLCNLFTLMMVYKIWDMTTDDDLEFSVTIHNEDGVVYNNALK, encoded by the coding sequence ATGTTCGATTTCGAGACCATATGTTCGAAGACTCCACTGCCGCTGTGCTCCGTGATTAAATCTGGAAGCCATTTGATTCTTTCTAACTCAACTACTATTCATGATTTTAATCCACAAAATTTACATACAGGTATATTACCTCGTTGTTATGCGAGATCTATTGATGTGGCCAATACTATGATATTTAACGTTGGGAATGCATTTGTTAACATTGGGGCTTTAGGTGTTTTACTAGTGATTCTTTACAATATTAGACAAAAATTTACTGCTATTGGTAGAGCTGAATATCTGCATTTTTTCCAACTAGCTCTATTGATGATTATATTCACATTGATAGTTAATACGGGGGCATCACCACCAGGTTCAGGTTCTTATCCATACTTTGTTGCAATTCAAATTGGTCTTGCAGGTGCATGTTGTTGGAATCTGCTAGTTAATGCATTTTTGGGATTTAACCTTTGGGAAGATGGTACCAAGAAATCAATGCTTCTAACCAGAGGTGCAGCTTTTCTAGGGTTTGTTGCCAATTTCTTAGTGGCAATCTTAACCTTTAAGACAGCGACGACAACAGGTAAGATTGACAAGACTCATACTTTGGCGCtctttattattacttaTGTGGTTAGTGGTACAATGTTAGTTGTCTACACCATATGCCAATTGTTAGTTTCAGTCTTTGTGGTTCAAAATCTTTGGGTAGCAGGAGCAGTTATGCTAGGagttttcttcttcgtgGCAGGCCAAGTATTAGTTTATGGAGTATCTGATAAAGTTTGCATGGGCGCTAATCATTATATTGATGGGTTATTCTGTGGGAGCCTTTGTAACCTATTTACATTGATGATggtttacaaaatttggGATATGACTACTGATGACGACTTAGAATTCAGTGTTACAATTCACAATGAGGACGGGGTAGTGTATAATAACGCTTTGAAATAG
- the RPL42A gene encoding 60S ribosomal protein eL42 (highly similar to uniprot|P02405 Saccharomyces cerevisiae YHR141C RPL42B Proteins component of the large (60S) ribosomal subunit) produces the protein MVNVPKTRKTYCKGKTCRKHTQHKVTQYKAGKASLFAQGKRRYDRKQRGFGGQTKPIFRRKAKTTKKVVLRLECVQCKTRAQLSLKRCKHFELGGEKKQKGQALQF, from the exons ATGG TTAACGTTCCAAAGACCAGAAAGACCTACTGCAAGGGTAAGACCTGCCGTAAGCACACCCAACACAAGGTTACTCAGTACAAGGCTGGTAAGGCTTCCTTGTTCGCTCAAGGTAAGAGACGTTATGACCGTAAGCAAAGAGGTTTCGGTGGTCAAACCAAACCTATCTTCCGTAGAAAGGCAAAGACTACTAAGAAGGTCGTTTTGAGACTGGAGTGTGTCCAATGTAAGACCAGAGCCCAATTGAGTTTGAAGAGATGCAAGCACTTCGAATTGggtggtgaaaagaaacaaaaggGCCAAGCTTTGCAATTCTAA
- the RIA1 gene encoding GTPase RIA1 (similar to uniprot|P53893 Saccharomyces cerevisiae YNL163C): protein MPRVDSNTFVRLQNDPSSVRNICIMAHVDHGKTSLSDSLLASNGIISQRMAGKIRYLDARQDEQIRGITMESSAVSLYFRVLRKQEGSSDPLVNEHLINLIDSPGHIDFSSEVSAASRLCDGAVVLVDVVEGVCSQTVTVLRQCWTEKLKPILVLNKIDRLIVELQFTPQEAYVHLSKLIEQVNSVIGSFFAGERQLDDYSYREQLEQNSDAQYVEKDDSDIYFDPANNNIIFASATDGWGFSISQMAKFYEQKLGAKRDNLQKVLWGDFYMDPKTKKITNNKGLKGRSLKPLFVSLILDNIWKIYENVTVSKNLEVIEKITKTLGINVLPRDLSSKDDKQLLRKIMSQWLPVSTAILLTVIEKLPSPLQSQADRLDTILPNTQDTKKVDPRLLSAMEQCDRNGPASAYVSKILSIPRDELPIQSAGDPVQDEIARRTKEAREAAMKVARQAELEAKLSKVNVNGDDGKKEEEELYQRAKDTVITPEINFSGEKKSEVKAPLEAEFEYEEDDADFQNDHSLAAEFTPSVDPNDPLASMFEYEEEDPFATNEPNAANGQEVTEDPIEDIFDERDEVLIAFARIYSGTLRVGQEIAILGPKYDPSNPDEHIQTVTITSLYLFMGKELIPLESCPSGNIVGIGGLAGKILKNGTLIEKGVRGINLAGVNFQTFPIVRVAVEPQNPMEMNKLVRGLKLLEQADPCVQTYVEDNGEQILCTAGELHLERCLKDLRERFSGIELTSSEPVIPYRETFLNTSEMNPPKDAQLGRGVEQLLQGPYKLKLKTLPLLESTTKFLADHQSIIQNFHNIQLSDQESFFNKLKDVTKEDKSLAEVLGDNVTKIASFGPKRVGPNIIISEKELLGNFANSSSPKFEFADSVINGFQLAVNEGPLAREPVQGMCVVVEDIVEMSPEEINSIEDPQYQKDKVNISGRLITSVRDVIHAGFLDWSPRMMWAVYTCDVQTSVEVLGKVYSVVQQRRGRIESEEMKEGTPFFQIQAILPVVEAFGFSEDIRKKTSGAAQPQLAFAGFECIDLDPFWVPTTEEELEELGDTADKENIARRHMNNVRRRKGLFVDEKVIQNAEKQRTLKKN, encoded by the coding sequence ATGCCTAGAGTCGATTCCAATACTTTTGTTAGATTACAAAATGATCCTTCGAGTGTTAGAAACATCTGTATTATGGCCCATGTGGATCATGGTAAGACTTCGTTATCAGATTCCTTATTGGCCTCTAATGGTATAATTTCCCAAAGAATGGCCGGTAAGATTCGTTACTTAGATGCAAGACAAGATGAACAAATCCGTGGTATTACCATGGAATCATCAGCAGTTTCTCTGTATTTCAGAGTGCTCCGTAAGCAGGAAGGGTCCAGTGATCCCTTAGTTAATGAACATTTAATCAATTTAATCGATTCCCCTGGCCATATCGATTTTTCTAGTGAAGTTAGTGCAGCTTCTAGGCTATGTGATGGTGCAGTAGTATTAGTTGATGTCGTTGAAGGGGTATGTTCACAAACGGTGACGGTTTTAAGACAATGTTGGACAGAGAAATTAAAACCTATTCTGGTGCtcaataaaattgatagaTTGATAGTAGAACTACAATTTACCCCACAGGAGGCCTATGTGCatttatcaaaattgatAGAACAAGTTAATTCTGTGATAGGTTCTTTCTTTGCGGGTGAAAGACAATTGGATGATTATTCGTACAGAGAACAATTAGAACAAAATTCAGATGCTCAATATGTGGAGAAGGATGATTCGGATATTTATTTCGATCCAGCTAACAACAACATTATTTTTGCATCTGCCACTGACGGTTGGGGATTTAGCATCAGTCAAATGGCTAAATTTTATGAACAAAAATTGGGAGCTAAGAGAGataatttacaaaaagtgCTTTGGGGGGATTTCTACATGGATCCAAAGACTAAAAAAATCACCAATAACAAAGGGTTAAAAGGTAGATCTTTAAAGCCACTTTTCGTCTCATTAATCCTCGATAACATCTGGAAAATCTATGAAAATGTAACAGTTTCCAAAAACTTGGAAGTCATCGAAAAGATTACAAAAACTCTCGGTATCAATGTTCTGCCTCGTGATCTTTCATCTAAGGATGACAAGCAACTTTTGAGGAAAATTATGAGTCAATGGTTGCCTGTCAGTACCGCTATCCTGTTAACCGTTATTGAGAAGCTACCATCACCTTTACAATCTCAAGCTGATAGGTTAGATACAATTCTACCCAACACGCAGGATACCAAAAAGGTCGATCCTCGCTTGTTAAGCGCCATGGAACAATGTGACAGAAATGGACCCGCTAGTGCATACGTCTCCAAAATATTATCTATTCCTAGGGATGAACTTCCGATTCAAAGTGCAGGAGATCCAGTACAGGATGAAATTGCTAGAAGAACTAAAGAGGCAAGGGAAGCAGCTATGAAGGTTGCTAGGCAAGCTGAATTAGAGGCTAAACTCTCAAAGGTCAATGTTAATGGCGATGATGgtaagaaagaagaagaggaactTTACCAAAGAGCAAAGGATACTGTTATAACTCCagagatcaatttctcTGGAGAAAAGAAGTCTGAAGTTAAAGCTCCTTTGGAAgcagaatttgaatatgaGGAAGACGATGCtgatttccaaaatgaCCACTCCTTAGCTGCAGAATTCACTCCAAGTGTGGATCCTAACGATCCACTTGCATCTATGTTTGAAtatgaagaggaggatcCATTTGCCACGAATGAACCAAATGCTGCTAACGGACAGGAAGTGACAGAAGACCCAATAGAAGATATttttgatgaaagagaCGAAGTTTTGATTGCGTTTGCTAGAATTTATAGCGGTACTTTGAGAGTGGGTCAAGAAATTGCAATCCTGGGTCCCAAATATGATCCTTCAAACCCTGACGAACATATTCAAACTGTCACTATAACGAGCTTGTACCTATTCATGGGTAAAGAACTAATTCCGTTGGAATCCTGTCCTTCAGGTAATATTGTGGGGATTGGCGGTTTAGCTGGTAAGATCCTAAAGAATGGTACTTTAATTGAAAAGGGAGTTCGTGGTATCAACTTGGCAGGTGTGAACTTTCAAACTTTCCCTATTGTCCGTGTTGCGGTGGAACCTCAAAACCCCATGGAGATGAATAAACTTGTACGTGGGTTGAAACTGTTAGAACAAGCAGACCCTTGCGTACAAACCTATGTGGAAGATAACGGTGAGCAAATCTTATGTACTGCAGGAGAATTGCATTTGGAAAGATGTCTCAAAGATCTACGTGAAAGATTTTCAGGAATTGAATTGACGAGTTCAGAACCTGTAATTCCCTACAGAGAGACCTTTTTGAATACTTCGGAGATGAATCCTCCCAAAGATGCTCAATTGGGAAGAGGTGTGGAACAATTGCTTCAGGGCCCTtataaattgaaattgaagacCTTGCCGCTATTGGAAAGTACGACAAAATTCCTGGCAGACCATCAGTCCatcattcaaaatttccacAATATTCAACTTTCAGACCAagaatctttcttcaataaattgaaagatgtTACTAAAGAAGATAAGTCTTTAGCAGAGGTTCTTGGTGATAATGTAACTAAGATTGCGTCATTTGGTCCGAAGAGGGTTGGCCCCAATATCATTATCTCTGAGAAGGAATTGTTAGGTaattttgccaattcatcttctcctaaatttgaatttgcaGACTCTGTTATCAACGGTTTCCAACTCGCAGTCAATGAAGGTCCATTAGCAAGAGAACCTGTTCAAGGTATGTGCGTTGTAGTAGAAGATATTGTAGAGATGAGCCCTGAGGAGATAAACTCTATTGAAGATCCACAATACCAGAAAGATAAAGTGAATATTTCAGGTCGACTCATCACTTCTGTAAGGGACGTAATCCATGCTGGTTTCCTCGATTGGTCTCCCCGTATGATGTGGGCGGTATACACATGTGATGTACAAACATCAGTGGAAGTTCTCGGTAAAGTTTACAGTGTGGTTCAGCAAAGACGTGGTAGAATtgaatctgaagaaatGAAGGAAGGTACaccattttttcaaattcaagcCATTTTACCAGTGGTTGAAGCCTTTGGATTCAGTGAAGATATTCGTAAAAAGACTTCAGGTGCTGCACAACCTCAACTAGCATTTGCAGGCTTTGAATGTATCGATCTAGATCCATTCTGGGTGCCCACgacagaagaagaactgGAAGAGCTTGGTGATACCGCtgataaggaaaatatTGCACGCAGACACATGAACAATGTAAGAAGACGTAAGGGTTTATTTGTGGATGAGAAAGTGATTCAAAATGCGGAGAAACAACGtactttgaagaagaattag
- a CDS encoding uncharacterized protein (some similarities with uniprot|P38844 Saccharomyces cerevisiae YHR143W) — protein MFIQLSTILSIFYISSLPFVGADQEYITSDGVVYGDALVTSTIKPPKVYVTTSYFTATQVRPVTLDNLSVTATTEAVVEGTTMSKSDPGSLSTAGSDSSGSQSFGGNPSTSSPSVTTPSVSSSCSSTTPSTTPSSSTPSSSTPSSSTPSSSTPSSSTPSSSTPSSSTPSSSTPSSSTPSSSTPSSNSPSSSSPSTSAPSSSSPSSSSQVYSTSSSDSQSSNSRFTLQPSSTYSITSNTAVSASNSDSTSGSTNSGSSLSSSSSVPSGSANSDNSLSSSPSVPSGSANSGSSLSSSSSAPSGSANSDNSLSSSSSVSSSGSASPISVSSSGSSSVTAISSTSPSSLASGSGSSVYSSPSASASSIPSTSFSSSSITASPSSSGSFSTSSSSSTISGSSSSSSLPSSSFSLASGMTPYSTVKGSDSTCTVYYDDADYYSTVYLTSPGQSVDAATTLTSTKTVYKTVTRV, from the coding sequence ATGTTTATCCAACTTTCAACTATCCTTTCGATCTTTTACATTTCATCACTCCCATTCGTAGGGGCAGATCAAGAATACATTACGTCTGACGGTGTTGTGTATGGCGATGCGCTTGTCACTAGTACCATCAAACCACCAAAAGTCTACGTGACTACTAGTTATTTTACAGCTACTCAGGTGAGACCAGTTACTTTGGATAATTTGTCTGTGacagcaacaacagaaGCTGTGGTAGAAGGTACTACTATGAGTAAATCTGATCCAGGATCTTTGAGTACTGCGGGATCAGATTCTAGTGGTAGTCAATCTTTCGGCGGCAATCCATCTACTAGCTCTCCGTCTGTCACCACTCCGTCTGTCAGCAGCTCATGTAGTAGCACTACTCCATCCACTACTCCATCCAGCAGTACTCCATCCAGCAGTACTCCATCCAGCAGTACTCCATCCAGCAGTACTCCATCCAGCAGTACTCCATCCAGCAGTACTCCATCCAGCAGTACTCCATCCAGCAGTACTCCATCCAGCAGTACTCCATCCAGCAGTACTCCATCCAGTAACAGCCCATCCAGCAGCAGTCCATCTACTAGTGCTCCATCCAGCAGCAGTCCATCTAGCAGCAGTCAGGTTTACTCTACTAGTTCATCAGACTCACAAAGCTCCAACAGTCGTTTCACTTTACAACCTTCGTCTACCTACTCCATTACAAGTAACACGGCCGTCTCAGCATCAAATTCAGACAGTACTTCTGGCAGTACAAACTCCGGTAGCAGCTTGAGCTCAAGCTCATCCGTCCCTTCCGGCAGTGCAAATTCCGATAACAGTTTGAGCTCGAGCCCATCTGTACCATCCGGCAGTGCAAATTCCGGTAGCAGCTTAAGCTCAAGCTCATCTGCACCTTCTGGCAGTGCAAATTCCGATAACAGTTTGAGCTCAAGCTCATCTGTATCATCTAGTGGAAGTGCTTCCCCAATCAGCGTTAGCTCCTCTGGTAGCTCTTCCGTAACGGCGATTTCTTCCACTAGTCCTAGTTCTTTGGCAAGCGGTTCTGGCAGCTCTGTGTATAGCTCACCATCTGCAAGTGCTTCTTCTATTCCAAGTACCTCATTTTCAAGTTCGTCAATCACAGCAAGCCCAAGTTCAAGTGGTTCCTTTTCCACTAGTAGTTCATCTTCTACCATAAGCGGCTcaagttcatcatcatctctGCCATCTAGCTCATTTAGTTTAGCTTCTGGTATGACACCATACAGTACAGTCAAGGGATCAGATAGTACATGTACAGTTTACTACGATGACGCTGACTACTACAGTACTGTTTATCTAACATCTCCTGGTCAGTCTGTTGATGCCGCCACTACTTTGACCAGCACAAAAACAGTTTACAAAACCGTTACAAGAGTTTGA